The Desulfomicrobium orale DSM 12838 genome includes a window with the following:
- a CDS encoding transposase: MIWLLRTGAPWRALPKEYGSWNAVYSRFRRWQMKGSWKAVLLALASDPDLEAVMIE; the protein is encoded by the coding sequence ATCATCTGGTTGCTGCGTACTGGGGCTCCCTGGAGGGCCCTGCCAAAAGAGTATGGGTCATGGAATGCCGTGTATTCCCGCTTTCGGCGTTGGCAGATGAAAGGATCTTGGAAAGCAGTTTTGCTCGCTCTGGCGTCTGACCCCGATCTCGAAGCGGTGATGATTGAATGA
- the speA gene encoding biosynthetic arginine decarboxylase: MRARSLEKWTVGRSAELYGVDNWGGGYFRAMPGGELAITPFADKSVCVSIPSIISGLEERGLGLPVLLRIENLLDAQISLLHESFAKAIDDLGYGAEFRGVYPIKVNQQQQVLEEIAKVGGPFNHGFEVGSKAELIVALSFLNNPKACLICNGYKDQDYIDLALYACKMGFLCFLVLEMPSELPLILERSRVLNIRPRIGVRIKVSTQAGGHWAESAGDLSIFGLSSSEVVDVIDTMRGHSMLDCVQLLHFHLGSQIPNIRDIRTAVHEAARMYAELAKEGCAMGFLDLGGGLAVDYDGSHTNYASSRNYTLEEYCTDIVESVMATVDEHKLPHPHILTESGRATVAYYSVLLFNVMDVSRLENRPVPDALEDDAPEAVHNLLEVYTSLSLKNLQECYNDAIYYRDQIRQLFRLGQCTLRQRALSDTIFWAVIRSIAEKTPELKNPPSALKDVDLALASIYYCNMSVFQSLPDAWAIGHLFPVMPVHRLDEAPTEQAILADITCDSDGKLDTFIDIHGVKRVLELHEVRPCEPYYLGAFLVGAYQETLGDLHNLFGDTNVVSVRINEDGTYDLIRELEGDSVSDVLSYVEFEPKQVLENFRKVAEQGVREGKISPQERFMIMRAFERGLRGYTYLNVARNCGHAECRAAGPNPAD, from the coding sequence ATGCGCGCTCGGAGCCTTGAGAAGTGGACGGTGGGCCGTTCCGCCGAACTGTACGGCGTGGACAACTGGGGCGGTGGTTATTTCCGCGCCATGCCCGGCGGCGAACTGGCCATCACGCCCTTTGCGGACAAAAGCGTGTGCGTGTCCATTCCGTCCATCATCAGCGGCCTGGAAGAGCGCGGTCTGGGTCTGCCGGTGCTTCTGCGCATCGAGAACCTGCTCGACGCCCAGATTTCCCTTCTTCATGAGTCCTTTGCCAAAGCCATCGACGACCTAGGATACGGGGCGGAATTTCGCGGCGTATACCCCATCAAGGTCAATCAGCAGCAGCAGGTGCTGGAGGAGATCGCCAAGGTGGGCGGCCCCTTCAATCACGGTTTCGAGGTGGGCAGCAAGGCCGAGCTCATCGTGGCCCTGTCCTTTCTGAACAATCCCAAGGCGTGCCTTATCTGCAACGGTTACAAGGACCAGGATTACATCGATCTGGCCCTGTACGCCTGCAAGATGGGTTTTTTGTGTTTTCTGGTGCTGGAAATGCCAAGCGAACTGCCGCTCATTCTGGAGCGTTCCAGAGTGCTGAACATCCGGCCGCGCATCGGCGTGCGCATCAAGGTCTCTACTCAGGCCGGGGGCCACTGGGCCGAGTCGGCCGGAGATCTGTCCATTTTCGGCCTGTCCTCTTCGGAAGTGGTGGACGTCATCGACACCATGCGCGGCCACTCCATGCTGGACTGCGTGCAGCTTCTGCATTTTCATCTGGGCTCCCAGATCCCGAACATCCGCGATATCCGTACCGCCGTGCACGAGGCCGCGCGCATGTACGCCGAGCTGGCCAAGGAAGGCTGCGCCATGGGCTTTCTGGACCTGGGCGGGGGGCTGGCCGTGGACTATGACGGCTCCCACACCAACTACGCGAGCAGCCGCAACTACACGCTGGAAGAGTACTGCACGGACATCGTGGAATCGGTCATGGCCACCGTGGACGAGCACAAATTGCCCCATCCGCACATTCTGACGGAATCGGGCCGGGCCACCGTGGCCTATTATTCCGTTCTGCTTTTCAACGTCATGGATGTGAGCCGCCTGGAGAACCGGCCCGTGCCGGACGCTCTGGAGGATGATGCCCCGGAGGCCGTGCACAATCTGCTGGAGGTGTACACCAGCCTGTCCCTGAAGAATCTCCAGGAATGCTATAACGACGCCATCTATTACCGGGACCAGATCCGCCAGCTTTTCCGCCTGGGACAGTGCACCCTGCGCCAGCGGGCCCTGAGCGACACCATTTTCTGGGCCGTGATCCGCAGCATTGCGGAGAAGACGCCGGAACTGAAGAATCCGCCTTCGGCCCTGAAGGATGTCGATCTGGCGCTGGCGAGCATTTACTACTGCAACATGAGTGTGTTCCAGTCCCTGCCCGACGCCTGGGCCATCGGGCATCTTTTCCCTGTCATGCCCGTGCACCGTCTGGACGAAGCGCCCACGGAGCAGGCCATTCTGGCCGACATCACCTGCGACAGTGACGGCAAGCTCGATACCTTCATCGACATCCACGGGGTCAAGCGGGTGCTGGAACTGCACGAGGTGCGGCCCTGCGAGCCCTACTATCTGGGCGCTTTTCTGGTGGGGGCGTATCAGGAGACCCTGGGCGATCTGCACAACCTGTTCGGCGATACCAACGTGGTCAGCGTGCGCATCAACGAGGACGGCACCTACGACCTCATCCGCGAACTGGAGGGCGACAGCGTGTCCGACGTGCTTTCCTATGTGGAATTCGAGCCCAAGCAGGTGCTGGAAAATTTCCGTAAGGTGGCGGAGCAGGGTGTGCGCGAGGGCAAAATAAGCCCTCAGGAGAGGTTCATGATCATGCGCGCTTTCGAGCGCGGGCTGCGCGGATACACGTATCTGAACGTGGCCCGCAACTGCGGTCACGCCGAATGCCGCGCCGCCGGGCCGAATCCGGCGGATTAG